In the Ipomoea triloba cultivar NCNSP0323 chromosome 6, ASM357664v1 genome, one interval contains:
- the LOC116021620 gene encoding transcription initiation factor TFIID subunit 6-like yields MSIVPKETIEVIAQSIGISNLSPEVSPELAADVEYRLREIMQESIKCTRHSKRTILTAEDVDAALSIRNVEPIYGFASGDPMRFKRAVGHKDLFYIEEKDLDFKDVIEAPLPKAPLDTALVSHWLAVEGVQPSVPENPPHEALAAPQDNRMMEYKEDGGSVDLKLPVKHVLSRELQLYYEKITDLAVNRSNSVLLKEALVSLATDSGLHPLVPYFTFFIADEVSRNLNNFPLLYALMRLVWSLLQNPHIHIEPYLHQLMPSVMTCLVAKRLGNKLSDNHWELRDFTAKLVALVCKRFGHVYHNLQSRVTRTLLHAFLDPTKALPQHYGAVQGLAALGPSVVRLLLLPNLEPYMQLLEPEMQLEKQKNEMKRHEAWRVYGALACATGLCIYDRLKTLHTLLPSPARAVLKSRMKVASISNKSKMSMDNTVQQPPLKKLVTDGPAGAVPAKSLPGGTQGATGGYAASFPSTLSSENLPRMGGSRRDMVGGQASKAAAALDRASKGDVDVAHLIPMLYEHFGESVISFSLAPELSIFL; encoded by the exons ATGAGCATAGTGCCGAAAGAGACAATAGAAGTGATAGCGCAGAGCATCGGAATCAGCAATTTGTCCCCGGAAGTGTCGCCGGAACTTGCAGCCGATGTCGAGTACCGTCTCCGAGAAATAATGCAG GAATCCATAAAATGCACGAGACATTCGAAGAGGACAATCTTAACTGCCGAGGATGTGGATGCAGCGCTCAGCATACGAAATGTTGAG CCAATATATGGATTTGCATCTGGAGATCCTATGCGGTTCAAAAGAGCTGTGGGGCATAAGGATTTGTTCTACATTGAAGAAAAGGATTTAGACTTCAAGGAT GTGATTGAAGCTCCTCTACCAAAAGCTCCATTAGATACTGCATTAGTATCTCATTGGTTAGCTGTTGAAGGAGTGCAGCCTTCTGTTCCTGAAAATCCTCCTCATGAAG CACTAGCAGCACCACAGGATAATAGAATGATGGAGTATAAAGAAGATGGAGGTTCAGTTGACCTCAAGTTACCTGTAAAGCATGTACTATCCCGTGAACTTCAG TTATACTATGAAAAAATTACGGATTTGGCAGTGAATAGATCTAACTCTGTACTCTTGAAAGAAGCACTTGTGAGTTTGGCAACAGATTCTGGGCTTCATCCTTTGGTTCCTTACTTCACATTTTTTATTGCTGATGAG GTCTCAAGGAACTTGAATAACTTCCCTCTTTTGTATGCTTTGATGCGTCTTGTTTGGAGCCTTCTTCAGAATCCTCACATTCATATTGAACCTTAT TTGCACCAATTGATGCCCTCTGTAATGACTTGCCTTGTTGCAAAAAGATTGGGCAATAAACTCTCAGACAATCACTGGGAACTTAGAGACTTCACAGCCAAGTTGGTCGCTTTGGTATGCAAAAG GTTTGGTCATGTGTATCACAATCTCCAGTCGCGTGTCACAAGGACTTTGCTGCATGCGTTTCTGGATCCAACAAAGGCGCTGCCTCAGCATTATGGCGCAGTACAAGGGCTAGCTGCCCTTGGCCCTAGTGTG GTTCGGCTGCTTTTGCTGCCCAACCTTGAGCCTTATATGCAACTCTTGGAGCCAGAAATGCAActagaaaaacaaaagaatgagATGAAGAGGCATGAAGCATGGCGAGTGTATGGTGCCCTGGCG TGTGCAACTGGTTTATGTATTTATGATCGGCTTAAGACTCTGCACACTTTACTGCCCTCACCAGCGCGTGCTGTTCTGAAGAGTAGGATGAAAGTCGCTTCAATATCAA ATAAAAGTAAAATGAGCATGGACAACACAGTGCAGCAGCCCCCACTGAAGAAGTTGGTGACTGACGGGCCAGCTGGTGCAGTGCCTGCAAAGTCGTTGCCTGGAGGAACACAAGGCGCTACTGGGGGATATGCTGCCAGTTTCCCATCTACTTTGTCGAGTGAGAATTTGCCACGAATGGGGGGTAGTAGACGGGATATGGTTGGTGGTCAAGCCTCAAAAGCGGCAGCTGCCCTTGATCGGGCCTCGAAAGGGGATGTGGATGTTGCACATTTGATACCTATGCTGTATGAGCATTTTGGTGAAAGTGTCATATCCTTCAGCCTTGCACCTGAGTTGTCAATCTTCCTATGA
- the LOC116021741 gene encoding cell division protein FtsZ homolog 1, chloroplastic: protein MAMLGFANPAELSAASPSSSASLGFYQKKAPSSFIPRQCISSGYASRRKSLFHQRRFSVRCSFIPMDSAKIKVVGVGGGGNNAVNRMIGSGLQGVDFYAINTDAQALLQSAAQNPIQIGELLTRGLGTGGNPNLGEQAADESKEAIANALKGSDMVFITAGMGGGTGSGAAPVVAQISKEAGYLTVGVVTYPFSFEGRKRSLQALEAIEKLQKNVDTLIVIPNDRLLDIADEQTPLQDAFLLADDVLRQGVQGISDIITIPGLVNVDFADVKAVMKDSGTAMLGVGVSSSKNRAEEAAEQATLAPLIGSSIQSATGVVYNITGGKDITLQEVNRVSQVVTSLADPSANIIFGAVVDERYNGEIHVTIIATGFTQSFQRTLLDPRGAKAADKGTGSQENAGSLVTPRTSTSQSTNSQPSFRKLFF from the exons ATGGCGATGTTAGGATTCGCAAACCCCGCAGAGCTATCAGCGGCGTCGCCGTCTTCTTCAGCTTCCCTAGGGTTTTATCAGAAGAAGGCTCCGTCTTCCTTCATCCCCAGGCAATGCATTTCATCTGGATATGCGTCTCGAAGAAAGAGCCTTTTCCACCAGCGCCGTTTCTCCGTTCGCTGCTCTTTCATCCCCATGGACTCCGCCAAGATTAAGGTCGTCGGAGTTGGCGGCGGCGGCAACAATGCCGTTAACCGCATGATTGGCAGCGGCTTACAG GGAGTTGATTTTTATGCCATTAACACAGATGCCCAAGCACTACTGCAGTCAGCTGCTCAGAACCCGATTCAAATTGGAGAGCTTCTTACTCGTGGACTAG GTACTGGTGGCAATCCTAATCTGGGAGAACAAGCAGCGGACGAATCAAAGGAAGCCATTGCTAATGCTCTTAAGGGTTCAGATATGGTGTTTATAACAGCTGGAATGGGTGGAGGTACAGGTTCCGGGGCTGCACCTGTTGTTGCCCAAATTTCAAAGGAGGCCGGTTATCTAACTGTTGGTGTAGTTACTTACCCATTCAGCTTTGAAGGACGCAAAAGATCCCTACAG GCTTTGGAAGCAATTGAAAAACTTCAGAAAAATGTCGATACTCTTATAGTGATTCCAAATGATCGTCTGCTCGACATTGCTGACGAGCAGACACCTCTTCAGGATGCTTTCCTTCTTGCTGATGATGTGCTTCGTCAAGGCGTCCAAGGAATATCTGATATTATCACG ATACCTGGGCTTGTAAATGTGGATTTTGCTGATGTAAAAGCAGTCATGAAAGACTCGGGAACTGCAATGCTTGGAGTCGGAGTGTCATCTAGCAAGAATCGCGCTGAAGAAGCAGCAGAACAAGCAACTTTGGCCCCTTTAATTGGATCTTCTATCCAGTCTGCCACTGGAGTAGTTTATAACATTACAGGAGGGAAAGATATAACTCTGCAAGAAGTCAACAGGGTCTCTCAG GTTGTTACAAGTTTGGCTGATCCATCTGCTAACATTATATTTGGAGCTGTGGTGGATGAACGGTACAACGGAGAGATCCACGTGACAATAATTGCCACCGGTTTCACGCAGTCGTTTCAGAGAACTCTTCTTGACCCTAGGGGAGCAAAGGCCGCGGATAAAGGGACAGGAAGCCAAGAAAACGCGGGATCACTGGTAACCCCAAGGACATCTACCTCACAGTCAACAAATTCACAGCCATCTTTTAGGAAGCTATTCTTCTAG
- the LOC116023608 gene encoding mitogen-activated protein kinase kinase kinase 17-like: MNCQKLELLGGGAHGIVFLGQYYTSPPFNAPVKIAVKSSKIEFSDSIWKEGQILRMFQGCPYIIQCFGGDTSVEHGNIVYNLLLEYAPGGTLQGLINSQEGFFSEHEASLYAYQLLKGIQEVHRLGFVHCDLKPNNVLLFPCSCGCGLNQLKIGDFRLSKVAGEEGHHGALLYTSPESLFCGIHEAPKDIWAIGCMVVEMMTGKSPWRFTSSSCNTNDVNKLAVEMAFNKPQIPTGISNCAKDFVMRCFERNPNVRWTADKLLNHPFVARNNNPLLCRTWENHKVLGNRLFKTEKWISKFGLFSTPISSCTCGCR; this comes from the exons ATGAATTGCCAAAAGTTGGAACTCCTTGGTGGGGGAGCTCACGGCATTGTATTTCTCGGTCAATATTATACTTCACCTCCTTTCAATGCTCCAGTGAAGATAGCCGTGAAGTCTTCGAAGATCGAGTTTTCTGATTCCATTTGGAAGGAAGGGCAAATCCTAAGAATGTTTCAAGGATGTCCCTATATAATTCAATGTTTTGGAGGTGACACAAGCGTAGAGCATGGGAACATTGTGTACAACCTTCTGTTGGAGTACGCTCCCGGCGGAACACTCCAGGGATTGATCAATTCTCAGGAAGGATTTTTCTCGGAACACGAGGCTTCGCTCTACGCTTATCAGCTTCTGAAGGGAATTCAAGAGGTGCATCGTCTCGGGTTTGTCCACTGCGATTTGAAGCCCAACAACGTTCTTCTCTTCCCATGCAG TTGCGGTTGTGGCTTGAATCAGCTCAAGATTGGCGATTTCCGGCTATCTAAGGTCGCCGGAGAGGAGGGTCACCACGGAGCTTTACTCTACACCTCCCCGGAATCTCTGTTTTGCGGCATTCATGAGGCGCCTAAGGATATATGGGCCATAGGGTGCATGGTGGTGGAGATGATGACCGGGAAGTCTCCTTGGAGGTTTACATCATCATCATGTAACACTAATGACGTTAATAAGTTAGCTGTAGAGATGGCTTTCAACAAACCCCAAATCCCAACCGGCATATCTAATTGTGCCAAGGATTTTGTGATGAGGTGTTTCGAAAGAAACCCAAATGTCAGATGGACTGCTGATAAGCTACTCAATCATCCATTTGTTGCGCGTAACAATAATCCGTTGCTATGTCGAACATGGGAGAATCATAAAGTCTTGGGCAATAGGCTTTTCAAGACCGAAAAATGGATTTCTaaatttggtttattttctacTCCGATTTCGTCATGCACTTGCGGCTGTCGCTAA